The following are encoded together in the Capsulimonas corticalis genome:
- a CDS encoding glycoside hydrolase family 95 protein, giving the protein MQRRDFLKAGVGAVVLGALAAQEPADAAKRRTRETSPGETPATAVPASSLALWYARPAQEWLEAQPVGNGRLGAMVYGGTEKETIQLNESTVWAGSPHNYDSPDALTSLPEIRKHVFANEWAAAQDLVNAHFMGRPVKQAQYQTVGALTLDLDDAPDVSEYRRELDLDTATVRVSYRSGGVRYTREVFASTPDRVIVVRLTCDKPGAIAFGAAFASPQQSAVSILAPDTLALDGVAGAALDNPGSIKFTALARVLHEGGTVSASGAKATVAGADAVTILISMASSYHSYKDVGGDARGGALTPLDAAARKSYAELRGAHLADYQPLFRRLSLDLGASNISDRPTDERIATFHQDQDPALVSLYCQFGRYLLISCSRAGSQPATLQGLWNDSMDPPWGSKYTVNINTEMNYWPAGPGNLAECYDPLFDLIQDISETGAKTAKSQYGAGGWVCHHNTDAWRGTAPVDGAFWGMWPTGGAWLCKSIWDHYQFTGDRSALAKNYPLMRGAAQFFLDTLVEEPTHKWLVTNPSISPENAHHHDASICAGPTMDGEILRDLFDACANAAQELGKDGDFRNKVMLARARLAPIPVGHLGQLQEWLADWDASATEQNHRHVSHLYGLYPSNQITRRATPELFAAARKSLETRGDESTGWAMAWRINLWARLEDGDHAFHLISGLISPERTAPNMFDLHPPFQIDGNFGGSAGILELLLRSQDDEICLLPALPSALPKGQVKGLRARGVFEVDIEWAEGRLVAATIHSLAGVKSTVRYGDKVQELSLRRGQTIWLGADFATANISA; this is encoded by the coding sequence ATGCAGCGACGGGATTTTCTGAAGGCGGGAGTCGGAGCGGTTGTTTTAGGGGCGCTGGCGGCGCAGGAGCCGGCGGACGCTGCGAAGCGGCGGACGCGTGAGACTTCTCCCGGGGAAACGCCTGCGACGGCGGTCCCGGCTTCGTCGCTTGCGCTCTGGTACGCGCGGCCCGCGCAGGAATGGCTGGAAGCGCAGCCGGTTGGAAATGGGCGTCTGGGCGCGATGGTTTATGGAGGGACGGAGAAAGAAACGATCCAGCTCAATGAATCGACTGTCTGGGCCGGCTCGCCGCACAATTACGATAGCCCGGACGCCCTCACCTCGCTTCCGGAAATCCGCAAGCATGTCTTCGCAAACGAATGGGCGGCCGCGCAGGATCTGGTGAACGCGCACTTTATGGGACGTCCTGTCAAACAGGCGCAGTATCAAACGGTCGGCGCGTTGACGCTGGATCTGGACGACGCCCCGGATGTCTCCGAATATCGCAGAGAACTCGATCTGGATACGGCGACGGTCCGTGTCTCCTATCGGTCCGGCGGCGTTCGGTATACGCGCGAGGTGTTCGCCAGCACTCCCGATCGGGTCATCGTCGTTCGTCTGACTTGCGATAAGCCGGGGGCGATCGCATTCGGCGCTGCGTTCGCCAGTCCTCAGCAGTCTGCGGTGTCCATATTGGCGCCGGACACGCTGGCGCTCGACGGAGTGGCCGGCGCGGCGCTAGATAACCCCGGCTCGATCAAGTTCACGGCGCTCGCGCGCGTGCTTCATGAGGGCGGGACGGTCAGCGCCTCGGGGGCCAAAGCGACTGTCGCCGGCGCGGACGCCGTGACGATCTTGATCTCCATGGCGAGCAGCTATCACAGTTACAAGGACGTGGGCGGCGATGCGCGCGGCGGCGCGCTCACTCCTCTGGACGCTGCGGCGCGCAAAAGCTACGCCGAGCTTCGCGGCGCACACCTCGCCGATTATCAGCCTCTGTTCCGACGTCTGTCCCTGGACCTCGGCGCCTCGAACATCAGCGACCGGCCGACCGACGAGCGGATCGCGACGTTTCATCAGGATCAGGACCCCGCGCTGGTGTCGCTTTACTGCCAGTTCGGGCGCTACTTACTGATCTCCTGTTCGCGCGCCGGCAGCCAGCCCGCGACCTTGCAGGGCTTGTGGAACGACAGCATGGATCCGCCGTGGGGCTCTAAATATACCGTCAATATCAATACGGAGATGAACTACTGGCCCGCCGGACCGGGCAACCTCGCGGAGTGCTACGACCCGTTGTTTGACTTGATCCAGGATATCAGTGAGACCGGGGCGAAGACGGCGAAGTCGCAGTACGGCGCGGGCGGCTGGGTCTGCCATCATAACACGGACGCCTGGCGCGGAACGGCGCCGGTGGACGGCGCCTTCTGGGGAATGTGGCCGACCGGCGGCGCGTGGCTTTGCAAGTCGATTTGGGATCACTATCAGTTCACCGGAGATCGGTCCGCGCTGGCGAAAAATTACCCGTTGATGCGCGGGGCGGCCCAATTCTTTCTGGACACGCTTGTTGAAGAGCCGACTCACAAATGGCTGGTCACGAACCCGTCCATCTCGCCGGAAAACGCGCATCACCATGACGCCAGCATCTGCGCCGGTCCGACAATGGATGGGGAGATTCTTCGCGACCTCTTCGACGCCTGCGCCAACGCGGCGCAGGAGCTCGGCAAGGACGGCGATTTCCGGAACAAAGTCATGCTGGCGCGGGCGCGCCTCGCGCCGATCCCCGTCGGCCACCTGGGGCAATTGCAGGAATGGCTCGCCGACTGGGATGCGAGCGCGACCGAGCAAAATCATCGCCACGTCTCCCATCTTTACGGTCTCTATCCCAGCAATCAAATCACCCGTCGCGCCACCCCGGAGCTGTTCGCGGCCGCGCGCAAGTCGCTGGAGACGCGCGGCGACGAAAGCACCGGCTGGGCGATGGCCTGGCGCATCAACCTCTGGGCGCGCCTGGAAGACGGCGACCACGCCTTCCACTTGATCTCCGGCCTGATCTCCCCCGAGCGCACCGCGCCAAATATGTTCGATCTGCACCCGCCATTCCAGATCGACGGCAACTTCGGCGGATCCGCCGGCATCCTGGAACTGCTCCTGCGCAGCCAGGATGACGAAATCTGCCTGCTGCCCGCGCTGCCGAGCGCTCTTCCGAAGGGACAGGTGAAGGGCCTGCGCGCTCGCGGCGTCTTCGAAGTGGACATCGAATGGGCCGAGGGACGCCTCGTCGCCGCGACGATCCACAGCCTCGCCGGCGTCAAGTCAACGGTGCGTTACGGCGACAAAGTTCAGGAACTCTCATTGCGGCGCGGCCAGACGATCTGGCTGGGCGCGGATTTCGCGACGGCAAACATAAGCGCATGA
- a CDS encoding beta-galactosidase, producing MKNWTHGFLLGSSYYPEQWDASMWEAEFVKMRELGHNAVRMGEFAWAFFEPSAGVFEFDWMERAIELAARYGVQTILCTPTASVPPWLFQDHPEVLGGNEKGAFRYGARKGYCTNSPRMLEAADRIVDAMGQRFGDNPHIVGWQLDNEPGFPFVCYDPRCLSAFRIWLRERYQTLGSLNDAWGAAFWSHRYTDWDQIDFPFNVGDGAWNPGQKLDYRRFFSDSFIRYLGRQGERLRPYIGDRFVCTNWPDTSWSVDLYQAAGILDVTAWDNYSRPPGLVEWQDQLHGGMHHDIARCAGPNGRFLVAEQSAQTPAHADSKGIHLQTWTDVAHGALGAIFFEWRPPLGGAEQGYISVLQLDGSFGPAYDQHKRLGAELARLGGELADAVTDADIAMLFDYENQWAQGFRVGPDGYDAEFVRWYKGLKSLGRSIDIVKPGSDLSRYRLVAAPGLRIVSEETASLLKQYVQDGGTLLLNVQSGAYDPTGKLRPLMPPGIFADIAGLVTPASVAKRSMTGNLLQGPTDQGIGVKFGVRFADGASFSPETVMEGVELRGAESIAFFTGARMEGRPAITVNRVGSGSVFYVATDSRDGGFYDALARECGGRLGIEPLCAAPPGVEAVSRRTSDWRYLFLLNHTDHRQEVSLPSPAVELLSERRVEGALVMESFDVAVLKWKA from the coding sequence TTGAAAAACTGGACGCATGGATTCCTGCTGGGCTCCTCCTACTATCCCGAACAATGGGACGCCTCGATGTGGGAGGCGGAGTTCGTCAAAATGCGGGAGCTGGGGCATAACGCCGTTCGGATGGGGGAGTTCGCCTGGGCGTTTTTCGAGCCGAGCGCGGGCGTTTTTGAATTCGATTGGATGGAGCGGGCGATCGAGCTGGCGGCGCGCTATGGCGTCCAGACGATCCTCTGCACGCCGACGGCGTCCGTACCGCCCTGGCTCTTTCAGGATCATCCCGAAGTGCTGGGCGGCAACGAAAAGGGGGCGTTCCGTTACGGGGCGCGCAAGGGCTACTGCACCAATAGCCCGCGCATGCTGGAGGCGGCGGACCGGATTGTCGACGCCATGGGACAGCGCTTTGGCGACAACCCCCATATCGTCGGCTGGCAGCTGGATAACGAACCGGGATTTCCCTTTGTCTGCTACGATCCTCGCTGCCTTTCGGCGTTCCGGATCTGGCTTCGGGAGCGCTACCAAACGCTGGGGAGTCTGAACGACGCGTGGGGCGCGGCGTTCTGGAGTCATCGGTATACCGATTGGGATCAGATCGATTTCCCGTTCAATGTCGGCGACGGCGCCTGGAATCCGGGGCAGAAGCTGGATTACCGCCGCTTCTTCTCGGATTCGTTCATTCGTTATCTGGGACGGCAGGGGGAGCGCCTGCGTCCATATATTGGAGATCGTTTTGTCTGCACGAACTGGCCCGACACCAGCTGGTCGGTCGATCTCTATCAGGCGGCGGGAATTCTGGACGTCACCGCGTGGGACAACTATTCGCGGCCGCCCGGACTTGTCGAGTGGCAGGATCAGCTGCACGGCGGCATGCATCACGATATCGCCCGCTGCGCGGGGCCGAACGGCCGTTTTCTCGTCGCCGAGCAAAGCGCGCAGACGCCCGCGCACGCCGATTCAAAAGGCATTCATTTGCAGACCTGGACGGATGTGGCGCACGGCGCGCTGGGGGCCATCTTTTTTGAATGGCGTCCGCCGCTGGGCGGGGCGGAGCAGGGGTATATCTCCGTGCTGCAACTGGACGGCTCGTTCGGCCCGGCCTACGATCAGCATAAGCGTCTCGGCGCGGAGCTGGCGCGTCTGGGAGGCGAGCTGGCGGACGCCGTGACGGACGCCGATATCGCGATGCTGTTCGATTATGAAAACCAGTGGGCGCAGGGATTTCGGGTCGGCCCGGACGGATACGACGCCGAGTTTGTGCGCTGGTACAAAGGTCTCAAGTCTCTGGGCCGCAGTATTGATATTGTCAAACCCGGATCCGATCTTTCCCGGTATCGCCTTGTCGCCGCGCCTGGTCTGCGCATCGTTTCCGAGGAGACCGCGTCGCTGCTAAAGCAATACGTTCAGGATGGCGGGACGCTGCTCCTGAACGTTCAGTCGGGGGCGTACGATCCCACCGGCAAGCTGCGTCCCCTGATGCCTCCCGGAATCTTCGCCGATATCGCGGGTCTTGTGACGCCGGCGTCCGTGGCGAAGCGCAGTATGACCGGAAACCTCCTTCAGGGGCCGACGGATCAGGGGATCGGCGTGAAGTTCGGGGTTCGTTTCGCCGACGGGGCGTCTTTCTCTCCAGAAACGGTCATGGAGGGCGTCGAGCTGCGGGGCGCGGAGTCGATCGCGTTCTTCACCGGCGCGCGGATGGAGGGGCGGCCGGCGATCACCGTCAATCGCGTTGGCTCGGGCTCGGTCTTTTATGTCGCCACCGATTCGCGGGACGGCGGCTTCTATGACGCGCTTGCGCGCGAATGCGGCGGCCGCCTGGGAATAGAACCGCTCTGCGCGGCGCCTCCCGGCGTGGAGGCCGTGAGCCGGCGAACTTCGGACTGGCGATATCTGTTTCTGCTCAATCACACCGACCATCGCCAGGAGGTCTCGCTGCCGTCGCCGGCGGTCGAACTGCTGTCGGAGCGCCGCGTGGAAGGCGCGCTGGTGATGGAAAGTTTTGATGTGGCGGTGCTGAAATGGAAGGCGTGA
- a CDS encoding glycerate kinase gives MKIIIAPDSFKGTLTARQAALAMAAGVRQALPDAEIVLLPLADGGEGTTETLVTATDGELVTRTVTGPLGEPVQASFGLIGADRRTAVIEMAQAAGLGLVPADRRDPRVTTTYGVGELMRAATDAGAREILVGLGGSATNDGGAGAMQALGARFLDAQGRELPHGGAALARLESIDLSAFDFPKERITIRVASDVRNPLIGPDGASAVYGPQKGATPDMVAELDRALTQYAQVIQRDLGCDVADLPGAGAAGGLGAALAAFFGATSRSGIDVVMDTVNFEAKARGADWVLTGEGYLDRQTLSGKLIAGLLARCRKAGVPVIAFGGGVEESAAAALIAQGLTDAVSLVGGGVTREEALRDPARVLQETTARTMTKWA, from the coding sequence ATGAAAATCATCATCGCTCCCGATTCGTTCAAAGGGACTCTCACCGCGCGTCAGGCCGCGCTCGCCATGGCGGCGGGCGTGCGTCAGGCGCTGCCGGATGCGGAGATCGTGCTTCTGCCGCTGGCGGATGGAGGCGAAGGCACAACCGAAACTCTGGTCACCGCGACCGATGGCGAGCTTGTGACGCGGACGGTGACGGGGCCGCTGGGGGAGCCGGTTCAGGCGTCGTTTGGGCTGATCGGCGCGGACCGGCGCACGGCGGTGATCGAAATGGCGCAGGCGGCGGGACTGGGATTGGTCCCCGCGGATCGGCGTGATCCGCGCGTCACCACGACTTATGGAGTAGGGGAGCTGATGCGCGCGGCGACGGACGCCGGAGCGCGTGAGATCCTGGTCGGGCTGGGCGGCAGCGCGACCAATGACGGCGGCGCGGGCGCCATGCAGGCGCTTGGCGCGCGTTTTCTGGATGCGCAAGGACGGGAGCTGCCGCATGGCGGCGCGGCGCTCGCGCGGCTGGAGTCGATCGATCTTTCGGCATTCGATTTCCCGAAGGAGCGTATCACGATCCGCGTGGCGTCCGACGTGCGCAATCCCCTGATCGGCCCGGACGGCGCCAGCGCCGTCTATGGACCGCAGAAGGGCGCGACGCCGGACATGGTCGCGGAGCTCGACCGGGCGCTGACGCAATACGCCCAGGTGATCCAGCGGGACCTGGGATGCGACGTCGCCGATCTGCCCGGCGCCGGCGCGGCGGGCGGCCTGGGCGCGGCGCTTGCGGCGTTTTTTGGGGCGACATCGCGATCCGGCATTGATGTGGTGATGGATACCGTGAACTTTGAAGCGAAGGCGCGCGGCGCCGATTGGGTGCTGACGGGCGAGGGATATCTGGATCGCCAGACACTTTCCGGAAAGCTGATCGCCGGACTGCTTGCGCGCTGCCGAAAAGCCGGCGTTCCCGTGATCGCCTTCGGCGGCGGCGTGGAGGAAAGCGCGGCGGCGGCGCTGATCGCGCAGGGGCTGACGGACGCCGTCTCTCTGGTCGGCGGGGGTGTTACCCGGGAAGAGGCGCTGCGCGATCCAGCGCGTGTTCTTCAGGAAACGACCGCGCGAACGATGACGAAATGGGCGTGA
- a CDS encoding DUF1559 domain-containing protein: MSQQSRLRGFTLIELLVVIAIIAILAAILFPVFAKAREKARQISCASNMRQIGLGLVQYVQDYDERMVLRSNGDGVAWPQSLQPYMKSQNVFQCPSNPRKDQPMYSDDGNTIGRASYEASFQGGIQDYHPDATPPEGAISLAQYSSPAQCIVVTETTARYSDFNVDAGCPSVWCYDAAQYPTYNVGTVFSGHTGMSNYLFADGHVKIYKPLLTIAVADNGAGSSTLWRYDGQTFVDGQASTPYPEPTPTRAAQLLTFAASLYK, encoded by the coding sequence ATGTCTCAGCAATCTCGTTTGCGCGGATTTACGCTCATTGAGCTGCTCGTCGTCATCGCCATCATCGCGATTCTCGCGGCGATCCTTTTCCCTGTCTTCGCCAAGGCTCGTGAGAAGGCACGGCAGATTAGTTGCGCCAGTAATATGCGCCAGATTGGTCTCGGCCTCGTTCAGTATGTTCAGGACTATGACGAGCGCATGGTGCTGCGCTCGAACGGTGATGGCGTGGCCTGGCCGCAATCGCTTCAGCCCTATATGAAGAGCCAGAATGTCTTCCAGTGCCCCTCCAATCCGCGAAAAGATCAGCCCATGTATAGTGATGACGGGAACACGATCGGACGAGCTTCATACGAGGCGAGCTTCCAGGGCGGAATTCAGGATTATCATCCCGACGCCACTCCTCCGGAAGGAGCTATCTCCCTGGCCCAGTACTCCTCGCCGGCTCAATGCATTGTCGTGACCGAAACCACGGCGCGCTATTCAGACTTCAATGTGGACGCGGGATGTCCCAGTGTTTGGTGTTACGACGCCGCACAGTATCCGACCTACAATGTCGGAACCGTATTTTCGGGGCATACCGGAATGTCCAACTATCTGTTCGCGGATGGTCATGTGAAGATCTACAAGCCACTTTTGACGATTGCCGTAGCCGATAACGGCGCCGGCAGCTCCACTCTTTGGCGTTATGACGGCCAAACATTCGTTGACGGACAGGCAAGCACGCCTTATCCCGAGCCGACGCCCACCCGCGCCGCACAGCTGCTCACCTTCGCCGCAAGCCTTTACAAATAG
- a CDS encoding tetratricopeptide repeat protein, producing the protein MATAQSHIWRIELFGGLRARSGTQTIDRFQTQKTAALLAYLAFYPNRRHLREELVDLLWPDAESEAGRHRLSQALVSLRSQLEPDGVPKNSILRADRQTVGLDTSVVTDTAEFEAALFSSKNQTGAEAAVRLERAVTLYQGDLLPGYYEDWIITERQRLLDMATGASRRLVAHYEEINQFERALDYARRGLEIDPISEDLHVDLIRVLAASGQRAAAQRHFREMERILIKELDEPPSAATKALVEQILQNTMAAPPARPASRVKETTLPSPLTRFFGRDAEIAQAQSLLTSGKVRLLTLTGIGGGGKTRLAVEIAGRIAVDFSSAVWFAPLADLSDARSIPSAIAEALRLTPSADTPPLDLIVTSLSAQPSLLVLDNLEHLVEEAAPIVRELLARAPSLTILVTSRQRLGLQGEREISVPPLESPVGSFKTNGRAVSPERLMEMDAIQLFVDRAQAVRPAFKVTAQNAAAIAQLCERLEGIPLVIELCAAWAQTLTPAQMLTQLTRRFELLVSRSVDIAPRHQSLRAALDYSYVQLPENLQRFFGRLSVFRGGWTLESAEAVGGSSFADTSSYVILEAVTTLRERSLILADETEEGGAFRYRMLETLREFAAEQVPPDEREELHRAHAEYLMALAEAAEPEIAGGDQAPWLERMEAEHDNFRAAMHWALESESAEIGLRLAGALAYFWEARGYLGEGQEWLEKLLALPQATSDSLRRVRANALTGRGYLMRNQGASAGIDAVMEEALRLWRAIGDDHGLAVTLQVLATLAYSREDCDLARVYLEEGLELSRKLGDPMLVAQAMLNLGNIALEQAEFPEALEFYSDSLEIFRAARNRVRIAHVLNNMGLVARFQEDYPRAFTLLQESLETGIELTGRAANATTLLNLGTLYRLDGQFALARATLSEAVMVAQEVGERRLLAYVIKELGHLACVEHKFSESVRLLSISESMRKTLALSFKPADPVELERDLALAREALGEAAFNAAWSAGARLTLAQAFDEALKQAQSPQ; encoded by the coding sequence ATGGCGACTGCGCAATCACACATTTGGCGTATCGAATTGTTCGGCGGTTTGCGCGCGCGTTCCGGGACTCAAACGATCGATCGGTTTCAAACCCAGAAGACAGCCGCGCTGCTCGCATACCTCGCGTTTTATCCCAATCGCCGTCACCTGCGCGAAGAACTGGTCGACCTCCTCTGGCCGGACGCCGAGTCCGAGGCGGGGCGTCACCGGCTCTCGCAGGCCCTGGTTTCCCTTCGCTCTCAGCTGGAGCCGGATGGCGTTCCCAAGAACAGCATTCTGCGCGCCGACCGCCAGACGGTCGGGCTGGATACCTCGGTTGTCACGGATACCGCCGAGTTTGAGGCCGCGCTCTTTTCCTCCAAGAACCAGACCGGAGCGGAAGCCGCGGTCCGTCTTGAGCGGGCGGTGACGCTCTACCAGGGCGACCTGCTTCCCGGGTACTACGAAGATTGGATCATCACCGAGCGCCAGCGGCTTCTGGATATGGCGACCGGCGCCAGCCGCCGATTAGTGGCGCACTACGAAGAAATCAACCAGTTCGAGCGCGCCCTGGATTACGCTCGGCGCGGCCTGGAGATCGATCCCATTTCCGAGGATCTCCATGTCGACTTGATCCGGGTGCTCGCCGCCAGCGGCCAGCGCGCGGCCGCGCAGCGGCACTTCCGTGAGATGGAGCGCATCCTGATCAAGGAACTGGACGAGCCGCCGAGCGCCGCGACCAAGGCCCTGGTCGAGCAGATCCTTCAGAACACCATGGCGGCTCCCCCCGCGCGTCCCGCATCCCGGGTGAAGGAAACGACGCTCCCGTCGCCGCTGACGCGGTTCTTTGGACGCGACGCGGAGATTGCCCAGGCCCAGAGTCTTCTGACCTCCGGCAAGGTGCGGCTGCTGACGCTGACCGGCATTGGCGGCGGCGGCAAAACTCGTCTTGCGGTGGAGATTGCCGGCCGCATCGCCGTCGACTTCTCCAGCGCCGTCTGGTTCGCGCCCCTGGCGGACCTCAGCGACGCCCGTTCGATCCCCAGTGCGATCGCCGAGGCGCTGCGGCTGACGCCCTCGGCGGACACGCCGCCGCTGGACCTGATCGTCACCTCGCTTTCCGCGCAGCCCTCGCTTCTGGTTCTGGACAACCTCGAACACCTGGTGGAGGAAGCCGCGCCGATCGTCCGTGAGCTGCTGGCGCGCGCGCCGTCGCTGACGATCCTTGTCACCTCACGCCAGCGGCTGGGGCTGCAAGGCGAGCGCGAGATCTCCGTTCCCCCCCTGGAATCGCCCGTGGGCTCCTTCAAAACCAACGGCCGCGCGGTCAGCCCGGAACGATTGATGGAGATGGACGCGATCCAGCTGTTTGTCGATCGCGCCCAGGCCGTCCGCCCCGCCTTCAAAGTGACCGCGCAAAACGCCGCCGCCATCGCGCAGCTTTGCGAGCGCCTGGAAGGGATCCCGCTGGTCATCGAGCTTTGCGCCGCCTGGGCTCAGACTCTCACACCCGCGCAGATGCTGACCCAGCTGACGCGCCGTTTCGAGCTTCTGGTCAGCCGCAGCGTCGATATCGCGCCGCGCCACCAGAGCCTGCGCGCGGCGCTGGACTACAGCTACGTGCAGCTGCCCGAGAATTTGCAGCGCTTCTTCGGCCGGCTGTCCGTCTTTCGCGGCGGCTGGACATTGGAATCGGCGGAGGCCGTCGGCGGGTCGAGTTTTGCCGACACAAGCTCTTATGTGATCCTGGAAGCCGTGACGACTCTGCGGGAGCGCTCCTTAATTCTGGCCGATGAGACCGAAGAGGGCGGCGCGTTCCGATATCGGATGCTGGAGACGCTGCGCGAGTTCGCGGCGGAGCAAGTTCCGCCGGACGAACGCGAAGAGCTGCACCGCGCGCACGCCGAATATCTCATGGCTCTAGCGGAAGCGGCGGAGCCGGAGATCGCCGGCGGCGATCAGGCGCCGTGGCTGGAGCGTATGGAGGCCGAGCACGACAACTTCCGCGCGGCGATGCACTGGGCGCTGGAGAGCGAATCCGCGGAGATCGGCCTGCGCCTCGCCGGCGCGCTGGCGTACTTCTGGGAGGCGCGCGGGTATCTGGGCGAGGGGCAGGAGTGGCTCGAGAAGCTGCTGGCGCTGCCGCAGGCGACATCCGACTCGCTGCGCCGCGTGCGCGCGAATGCGCTCACCGGGCGCGGGTATCTCATGCGCAATCAAGGCGCGTCCGCCGGGATTGACGCCGTGATGGAGGAGGCCCTGCGCTTGTGGCGCGCGATCGGCGACGACCATGGCCTCGCCGTCACGCTGCAAGTGCTGGCGACCCTCGCCTATTCTCGGGAAGACTGCGACCTGGCCCGCGTGTATCTCGAAGAAGGCCTGGAGCTCTCCCGCAAGCTTGGCGACCCGATGCTGGTAGCCCAGGCGATGCTCAATCTTGGGAATATCGCGCTGGAGCAGGCGGAGTTCCCGGAGGCGCTGGAGTTTTATTCCGACAGCCTGGAGATCTTCCGGGCCGCCAGAAACCGTGTCCGGATCGCGCATGTCCTCAACAACATGGGCCTCGTGGCGCGCTTTCAGGAGGATTATCCGAGGGCGTTCACGCTGCTCCAGGAATCGCTTGAGACCGGCATTGAGCTGACCGGCCGCGCCGCGAACGCCACCACCTTGCTCAATCTGGGAACGCTCTACCGGCTCGACGGCCAGTTCGCCCTTGCGCGCGCCACGCTATCGGAAGCCGTGATGGTCGCGCAGGAAGTGGGCGAGCGCCGGCTTCTGGCGTATGTGATCAAAGAACTCGGCCACCTCGCGTGCGTCGAGCATAAGTTCAGTGAAAGCGTGCGCCTCCTCTCCATCTCGGAAAGCATGCGAAAAACGCTGGCCCTCTCCTTCAAGCCCGCCGACCCCGTCGAGCTAGAGCGCGACCTCGCCCTTGCCCGTGAAGCCCTCGGCGAAGCGGCGTTCAACGCCGCCTGGAGCGCCGGCGCGCGCCTCACCCTCGCCCAAGCGTTTGACGAGGCGCTCAAGCAGGCTCAATCTCCACAATAA
- a CDS encoding glycoside hydrolase family 43 protein, which translates to MTLPQFSNPVYPHYLADPYCWRHDGVYYAIGTGKGEASGDPARNSIVPIVRSVDLRRWESLGDALIAPEEEQGGMFWAPETAFHDGRFYMYYHPNGSGGGFHIRVAVSEKPEGPYVDTGVPLTDVRKNPFCIDSHAFQDDDGQWYLFYATDFLDEDETTFRGTALVVDKLIGMTALEGNPTVVMRAHWQWQCFERRRDYAGKVGDWYTLEGPAVRKRDGKYYCFYAGGCYENETYGVDYLTADHVLGPWTEVGKENGPQIMRSVPGEVIGPGHLSIVSDIEGRDYVVYHAWNEAMTDRLMCIDPLVWTPDGPRVPRFAAALASRSQTD; encoded by the coding sequence ATGACGCTGCCGCAGTTTTCCAACCCCGTTTATCCCCACTATCTCGCCGACCCATATTGCTGGCGGCATGACGGCGTTTACTACGCCATCGGAACCGGCAAAGGGGAGGCCAGCGGCGATCCGGCCCGCAATTCCATCGTCCCGATCGTGCGATCGGTCGATCTGCGGCGCTGGGAATCGCTGGGCGACGCCTTGATCGCCCCTGAGGAAGAACAAGGCGGGATGTTCTGGGCTCCGGAAACGGCCTTTCACGACGGCCGCTTTTATATGTACTACCATCCAAACGGCAGCGGCGGCGGGTTCCATATCCGTGTCGCCGTCAGCGAGAAACCCGAAGGGCCGTATGTCGATACGGGAGTCCCGCTGACCGATGTCCGTAAGAACCCATTCTGCATCGATTCCCATGCGTTTCAAGATGACGACGGCCAGTGGTATCTGTTTTACGCCACGGACTTTCTGGACGAAGACGAGACGACGTTTCGCGGAACCGCGCTGGTCGTCGACAAGCTGATCGGCATGACGGCTCTGGAGGGAAACCCGACTGTGGTGATGCGCGCGCACTGGCAATGGCAGTGCTTCGAGCGCCGCCGCGACTACGCCGGCAAGGTCGGCGATTGGTATACCTTGGAAGGCCCCGCCGTACGCAAGCGCGATGGCAAATACTATTGCTTCTACGCCGGCGGCTGCTATGAAAATGAAACATACGGTGTGGACTATCTGACCGCCGACCATGTTCTGGGACCGTGGACGGAGGTCGGCAAGGAAAACGGGCCGCAGATCATGCGCTCGGTTCCCGGGGAAGTGATCGGGCCCGGGCATCTGTCGATTGTCTCGGACATCGAAGGCCGGGACTATGTGGTCTATCACGCCTGGAATGAAGCGATGACCGACCGGCTGATGTGCATCGACCCACTTGTGTGGACGCCGGACGGACCGCGCGTCCCGCGATTCGCCGCCGCGCTCGCCAGCCGATCCCAAACCGACTAG